Proteins found in one Mytilus edulis chromosome 2, xbMytEdul2.2, whole genome shotgun sequence genomic segment:
- the LOC139513362 gene encoding uncharacterized protein, whose amino-acid sequence MKWRELLQETVSPDIHFLSPAVSSVIFCLLVMLLCVIMHKLSNLFLPGSIKLYALDFFKSVAMFTYPLAFGLTRTYHGHIGYCVIMVPINVLTVLLMTEGNISPVDNFLFTIKGQQALWKSILRIIIQVNGAFAAFYLAQKIMQLEFHEDFENMLSNACISDLKVTIFFGFLIEMLGTAWDVWVWSLSLSRYHRINLIIKMTNTALVVCSGVHYTGMYNQPALATGYTFGCHGTSNVEHVFVYWIGPFIGGYIADYISENFNIKLSSNEVKQKDINKDKSRNQEEMKNTSTKHLKKNN is encoded by the exons ATGAAGTGGAGAGAGTTATTACAGGAGACTGTCAGTCCAGACATCCATTTCCTATCACCAGCTGTTTCCTCTGTTATTTTCTGTCTGTTAGTCATGCTTCTCTGTGTTATTATGCACAAGTTATCCAATTTATTCCTGCCAGGATCAATCAAATTATATGCCTTGGATTTTTTCAAGAGTGTTGCCATGTTTACATACCCTCTTGCCTTTGGTCTTACCAGGACATACCATGGCCACATAGGATACTGTGTAATAATGGTTCCAATCAATGTATTAACAGTCCTGCTGATGACTGAAGGTAATATAAGTCCTGTTGATAACTTCCTATTTACTATAAAAGGCCAGCAGGCATTATGGAAATCCATTTTACGAATCATTATTCAAGTTAATGGTGCGTTTGCAGCCTTTTACCTTGCTCAGAAGATTATGCAGCTGGAATTTCATGAAGATTTTGAAAACATGCTATCAAATGCTTGTATATCAGACTTAAAAGTCACTATATTTTTTGGATTTCTGATTGAGATGTTGGGAACTGCATGGGATGTTTGGGTATGGTCACTTTCATTGTCCAGATATCATCGTATCAACCTCATTATTAAAATGACCAACACTGCACTTGTTGTATGTTCAG GTGTGCATTATACAGGAATGTACAATCAACCTGCCCTGGCAACAGGATACACATTTGGATGCCATGGAACCTCCAATGTAGAACATGTATTTGTCTATTGGATTGGACCTTTTATTGGTGGATATATAGCTGATtacatttcagaaaatttcaatattaaacTGTCTAGCAATGAAGTAAAGCAGAAAGATATTAACAAGGATAAAAGCAGGAATCAAGAAGAAATGAAAAATACCTCAACAAAGCATCTCAAGAAAAACAACTAG